CGTCGGATGGGCGGCCAGATAGAGGGCCGCGGCGCCGGCCACGTGGGGTGCGGCCATCGACGTGCCGGAGATCGTCTTGACCCCGGTGTCGCTGTCGTTCCAGGCCGAGGTGATCTCCGAGCCGGGGGCGTAGAGGTCCACCACCGCACCGAAGTTGGAGAAGTCGGACTGCTCGTCGTCCTTGGTGCTGGACGCGACGGTGAGGGCTTCCGGAACCCGGGAGGGCGAGCCCTGTCCGGCGTCGGAGGACTCGTTGCCCGCGGCGACCGCGAAGGTGACGCCGGCGGCGATGGCGCGCTGGACCGCCGCGTCGAGCGCCTCGTCGGCGCCGCCGCCGAGGCTCATGTTGGCGACCGAGGGACCGGCGTGGTTCTTGGTCACCCAGTCGATGCCGGCGACGACCTGCTCGGTGGTGCCGGATCCGTTGTCGTCGAGGACGCGGACGGCGACGATCTTCGCCTTCTTGGCGACGCCGTGGGAGGCTCCGGCGATCGTCCCGGCGACGTGGGTGCCGTGCCCGTTGCCGTCGTCGGCCGAGCCGTCGTTGTCGACGGCGTCGAAGCCGTGGGTCGCGCGGCCGGCGAAGTCCTGGTGCGAGACCCGGACGCCGGTGTCGATCACGTACGCCGTCACACCCTCCCCGCCGCCGTCGGGGTACGTGTACTTCTCGTCGCCGGCGGTGTCGGCCTGGTCGATCCGGTCGAGGCCCCAGGACGGGGGCTTCTCCTGGGTCTCGTTGATGGTGAAGCGCTTGTTCTGGACGACCGTCCCGACGGCGGGGTCGGCCGCGAGCCGCTTCGCCTCCTGCACCGTCAGGCCGGAGGCGGAGAAGCCGTTCACCTCCGAGCCGTAGGCGCGGTCGAGCGTGCCGCCGTACTTCTTCGCCAGCGCCTCCTTGTTCGCGGATGCGTCGAGGATGACGACGAAGCTGCCGTCGACGGCGCCGGGTGCGCCGAGTCCGTGCACCGTTCCCTCGGCGGGAGCGGAGGCGCCGGCCAGGTTGGCGGCGAACAGTGCCGCGGCGGCGGAGCCCGCCACACCTGTGGCTATGGCAGCGTGACGAAGGCCGCGGGATCGCTTGTGAGTTGCCATGAAGGGAGATCTCTCCTCGTGTTGACGTGTGGGGCGTCAAACGTTCGAGAGAACCTTGTGCGGATTGGCAGGAGCAAATCAAGTCCAGATCATGACGCGGCGTTATTCAACAAGCTTTCTTAAAACCGCCTCCGCATCCCCTCCATGACGTTCACGCCTTCCGACGCCCTCCCCCGCGGAACGGGCACAGCCGTCCGAGGGGGAGCGGACCGGCCGCCCACCGGCCGCGCGGTCCGCTCCCCCGGGGCGCGTCGTCAGGAGGCCGGGACCTCGTCCACGAAGGACGTGCCGGCGCCGCGCAGGGCGGCGACCTTCGCGGCGACCTGGGCCGGGGTGAGGACCTGGTCCTTGACGTGCAGGACGTAGTCGACCTGCTGGTCGTAGGCGCGGGGGGTGGTGGAGGTCTGCCCGTTGAGGTCGATCAGCCACTGGTTGAAGTTGATGGACATGGGCCGCTCGGGCAGGTAGGCGGCGTCGTGGGTGCCGAAGAGGGCGCCGTCGACGTAGTAGGTGATCCTGCTGTTGTCGATGGTGACGACCAGGTCGTGCCATCCGGCGTAGCTGGTGCGGCTCTCGCTGTGCTGGTTGACCGCCTGCCAGGGATCCGGGTTGTAGGTCTCCCAGGAGGTCGTGTACAGGATGTTGGCGGGCTCGCCCCAGCCGCCGTTGGGCAGGTACTCGAAGTCGTACTCGGCGTAGTCGTCGGCCATCGGTGCCTTGAGGTCGTTGATGGTGAAGAAGGTCTGGACGACGCGGTCACCGTCGGGGCCGTACTTCGGGGCGTCCGAGAACCTCACCCGGGCCGCGTAGGTGCCGTTCCTGAACTTGCTCGTTTTGGTGAGGACTTCGGTGTGGACGGTGGTGGATCCGGTGCCGGCGCTGGAGGTCTCCAGGTTCATCACGGTGCTGCCGTTCTGGGTGGCGAAGGTGACCTTCGAGGGGTCCCAGGTGGCGCCGGGGACGCCGGGGCCGCCGGAGTTGGAGCGGACGTTCCAGCCGTGGGAGGCGAGGGCCGGGTCGGTGTGCGAGGTGTAGGAGAAGTCGTCGAAGAGGGTCTGGCCGCCGCCGGTCGGCGGGTCGGTGGGCGGGTCGGTCGGGGTCGGCGGGTCGGTCGGCTCGTTCCCGGCGGGGGCGGTGCCCCAGACGGCGGCGCCGGCGATCTGCGCCGTGACCTTGCTCCAGTCGGCGTAGGCGGTCCGGGCGCCGGAGAAGGAGTAGTCGTCGCTCTGGTTCAGGGGCTGCCAGCCGGCCTGGTAGAAGCGGAGCTGCATGTCGCCGGTGTCGGCGCCGGGGGCGAGGGAACCGGCCGCGGGCGTGAAGCCGATCTCCAGGTAGCGGTCGGCCGTGGCGGTGGGACGGGCGAGGGTGCCGAAGGTGCCGGTGACGACCGCGCAGCCCTTGACGGCCCAGGAGCAGGCGAAGCGGTACGAGGCGGTCGGGGAATCGGCCTTGAAGTAGTAGCGGATCTTGACCTGGCTCAGCTCCACGGCGGTGGTGCCGGTGTTGCGCACCTTGAACCAGGGCTCGCTCTGGTCGGCGGTGGCACCGGAGGCGCTGGTGCGGTACTGGACGGCGAGGCCGTCGCCGGGGGCGGCGGAGGCGGTGGTGAGGGGGAGGGCGGCCAGTGCGGCGCTGCCCGCGAGGGCGGTCAGCGCGAGGGCCGCCCGGGTGCTGCGGCTGGTGGTACGGGTACTCATCCGGCGGTTTCCTTCCGTTCGCTCCCGCCGTCCGGCGGGAGGGTTCGTGGGGGGGGCGGGCGCGGCACGCGTCAGGCGGGGGCGGGTGCCGTCCGGTCCCGGAGGGTGTCGTGGGGGACGCCGAGCGCGGTGAGCCGCGCGCGGTGCCCGTCCATCCGGGTGCGGAAGTCGGGCCAGTCGTGGTGCGGGTTCCAGGCCCGCTCGGCGAGGGCGCACAGGCGGGGGTAGGTGAGGTACTCGATGTGGTCGGAGGTGGGGACGAACTCGGTCCACAGCTGTCCCTGCGCCCCGAGGACCCGTCCGGCGAGCTCCGGCGCGCCGTCGGGCGGCAGCAGGTCGAGGTCGTACACGGTCCGCAGATCGAGGCTGTGGCCCGGCTGGGCGGGGGGTTCGCCGGGGCCGGGGCCGCGCGCGTAGTCGAAGTAGACGCGGCGGTGGTCGGCGTGGACGACGTCGTGGCCCCGGCGGGCAGCCGCCCAGGCGTGCTCCGGGGTGCGCCAGCTCATCACGGTGCACTCCGGGGGCAGGACGGCGCCGTCCTCGGCCCAGGCGACCGGGCGACGGCCCGCCCGGAGGACGTGGTCGGCCATCCGTCCCAGGAACCAGCCGTGCAGGTGGCGGGGGCCGGCCAGTCCCTCGCGTGTGGCGCGGGCGATCGCCGCGGGGCTGGACTCCCATTCCTCGGTGGGGACTTCGTCGCCGCCGAGGTGGACGTACGGGGAGGGGAAGAGGTCCATCGTCTCGTCGAGGACGGTCCGGAAGAAGTCGAGGACGTGGTCGCCGACGCCGAGCACGTTGCTGCAGACGCCCCATCGGGTCCAGACGTCGAGGGGCCGTTCGGGGTGGTTGCCGAGCACCGGGTAGGCGGCGAGCGCGGAGCGCACGTGGCCGGGCACGCCGATCTCCGGGACGACCGTGACGCCCCGGGCGGCGGCGTACGCGACGAGCCCGGCCAGGTCGGCGCGGGTGTACGCGCCGCCGTGCGGGCGGCCGTCGAAGCGGTCGCTGCCGGCGGGGCCGACCATCGACTCCGCGCGTCGGCCGCCGACTTCGGTGAGCCGCGGGTAGGCGGTCACGGGCATGCGCCAGCCCTGGTCGTCGGTGAGGTGGAGCTGGAGCAGGTTGAGCTTGTGCAGGGCGAGGAGGTCGACGAAGCGGTGCAGGTACGTCACGGGCTGGAAGTGCCGGGCGACGTCGAGCAGCATGCCGCGCCAGGGGTGGGCGGGAACGTCGGTGATCTCCACTCCGGGAAGTGCGACGCCGCCGCCGGCCGGCGCGGACAGGGCCTCGGCAGGCAGGAGTTGACGGATCGTCTGGACGCCGCGGAGGAGCCCGGTGGGGCTTGCGGCGCGGAGCAGGGCGCCGTGCGGGGAGACGGTGAGTCCGTACCCCTCGTCACCGAGTCCGGTGAGGGCGGGGTCGAGGGCGAGGACGAACGCGCCGTCGTCGGCGGCGTCGAGGCGCAGCCCGGTGGCGGTCTCCAGATAACCGCCCAGGAGGTCGGCGGCCCGCTCGGCGCCCGGGGCGACGCGCAGGCGGGTGGTGGCGTCGAGGGGGAAACGGCCGGGGCGCGGGGAGAGCCGGCGGGGTCGGGGGACGAGGGTGAGGTCGGGGCGCGGGTGCGGGTGCGCGGGGCGTGGCAGGTCCACGGGGCTTGGTCTCCGGTGTGCGGGGCGCGGAAGGGGGCGGGGTCGGGTGCTCCGGTCAGCCCTTGACGCCTCCGGCGGTGAGGCCCGAGGTCACATGGCGCTGGAGGGCGAGGAAGACGACCAGCGCGGGCAGGGCGAAGAGGGTGGAGGCGGCCATGGTGGCGCCCCAGTCGGTTCCGAAGGTGGTCTGGAAGGAGGAGAGCCAGACCGGCAGGGTGCGGTTGTCCTGCTGCTTGATGATGAGGAAGTTGGCGAAGGTGAACTCGTTCCAGGCGGTGATGAAGCCGAAGAGCGAGGTGGCCATCAGGCCGGGGGCGAGCAGCGGGAAGGCGATCCGGCGGAAGGCGCCGACGCGGGTGCAGCCGTCGACCTGTGCCGCTTCCTCCAGTTCGGGCGGGATGCCGGCGAGGAAGCCGCGGAGCACCACCACCGTGAACGGCAGCGTGATCATGAAGTAGACGAGGGTGAGGGTGGGCAGCCGGTCGAGCATGCCGGTGTCGCGGGAGATGATGTAGACCGGGATGACGAGGGACTCCCAGGGCGCCATCTGCGCGATGAACACCGCGAGCATGAACGCGCGGCGACCGCGCCAGCGCAGCCGGGCCACGGCGTACGCGGCGCCGAGCGCGACGACCAGGGAGAGAAGGACGGCGCCGAGGGTGACCAGGACGCTGTTGCGCCAGAAGAGGGCGAAGCCGTCGGCCTGGACCGCGGTGCGGAAGTGGTCGAAGGTCCACGCGTCCGGGATCAGGCGGGGCTCGTACGACTGGAGGTCGCGGGACGGCCGGAAGGCGGACGTGACCATCCAGTACACCGGGAAGAGGCAGAGCGTCACGGTCAGCGCGGCCGCCAGGCGCAGCGGCAGCCCGCGGAGGGCGCGGCGCGGGGCGGGTCCGCGGGTCGTGGTCACAGGTGCTCCCCTTCCTGGCGGAACAGTTGGCGGAAGTAGAGGACGAGGACGCCGCTCATCAGCAGGACGGTGACCATGGAGGCGGCCGATCCGAGGTCGTAGCGCTGGCTCGCGAGGGCGGTCTGCACGGCGTACACCGGCAGGATCGTGGTCGCGTCGCCCGGTCCGCCGCGGGTCATGACCCAGATCTGGACGAACGCCTTGAAGGTCCAGATGACTTCGAGGGAGACCACCAGCATGAAGATCGGCCGGACGAGGGGGAAGGTGACGGAGCGGAAGACGCGGGCGGCTCCGGCGCCGTCGAGGCGGGCGGATTCGTAGAGCTCCGCGGGGACGGTGGTGAGGGCCGAGTAGAGGGTGATGGCGGCGAACGGCACGGACTGCCAGACGACGAGGACGACGAGGATGGTGAAGGCGGAGCCGCCGTCGGCGAACCAGGTGTGGCCCTCGAAGGAGGTGAGGCCGAGGTCGGTGAGGGTTTCGTTGACGATGCCGAACTCGGAGTGGAACAGCCACTGGAAGACGGTGGTGGCGGCCACGACGGGCACCGCCCACACCAGGACCAGCGAGCTGAGGACGACGGCCCGGCCGGTCCTGCCGAGCCGTTCGATCATCAGGGCGACGAGCGTCGAGAGGATCATGATGGCGAGCACGTTGACGGCCATGAAGAGGAAGGTGCGGCGGACCACCTCCCAGAACCGCGGGTCGCCCAGCAGGGTCTGGTAGTTGCGCAGCCCCACGAACTCAGCGTGGCCTCTGATGAGTTCGCGGAGCCGGAAGTCCTGGAGGGAGATGAGCAGGGCCCGGCCGA
The Streptomyces roseofulvus genome window above contains:
- a CDS encoding S8 family peptidase, producing the protein MATHKRSRGLRHAAIATGVAGSAAAALFAANLAGASAPAEGTVHGLGAPGAVDGSFVVILDASANKEALAKKYGGTLDRAYGSEVNGFSASGLTVQEAKRLAADPAVGTVVQNKRFTINETQEKPPSWGLDRIDQADTAGDEKYTYPDGGGEGVTAYVIDTGVRVSHQDFAGRATHGFDAVDNDGSADDGNGHGTHVAGTIAGASHGVAKKAKIVAVRVLDDNGSGTTEQVVAGIDWVTKNHAGPSVANMSLGGGADEALDAAVQRAIAAGVTFAVAAGNESSDAGQGSPSRVPEALTVASSTKDDEQSDFSNFGAVVDLYAPGSEITSAWNDSDTGVKTISGTSMAAPHVAGAAALYLAAHPTATPADTAAALTGAATADAIKNPAAGTANKLLRIAP
- a CDS encoding cellulose binding domain-containing protein, whose translation is MSTRTTSRSTRAALALTALAGSAALAALPLTTASAAPGDGLAVQYRTSASGATADQSEPWFKVRNTGTTAVELSQVKIRYYFKADSPTASYRFACSWAVKGCAVVTGTFGTLARPTATADRYLEIGFTPAAGSLAPGADTGDMQLRFYQAGWQPLNQSDDYSFSGARTAYADWSKVTAQIAGAAVWGTAPAGNEPTDPPTPTDPPTDPPTGGGQTLFDDFSYTSHTDPALASHGWNVRSNSGGPGVPGATWDPSKVTFATQNGSTVMNLETSSAGTGSTTVHTEVLTKTSKFRNGTYAARVRFSDAPKYGPDGDRVVQTFFTINDLKAPMADDYAEYDFEYLPNGGWGEPANILYTTSWETYNPDPWQAVNQHSESRTSYAGWHDLVVTIDNSRITYYVDGALFGTHDAAYLPERPMSINFNQWLIDLNGQTSTTPRAYDQQVDYVLHVKDQVLTPAQVAAKVAALRGAGTSFVDEVPAS
- a CDS encoding beta-N-acetylhexosaminidase, whose amino-acid sequence is MDLPRPAHPHPRPDLTLVPRPRRLSPRPGRFPLDATTRLRVAPGAERAADLLGGYLETATGLRLDAADDGAFVLALDPALTGLGDEGYGLTVSPHGALLRAASPTGLLRGVQTIRQLLPAEALSAPAGGGVALPGVEITDVPAHPWRGMLLDVARHFQPVTYLHRFVDLLALHKLNLLQLHLTDDQGWRMPVTAYPRLTEVGGRRAESMVGPAGSDRFDGRPHGGAYTRADLAGLVAYAAARGVTVVPEIGVPGHVRSALAAYPVLGNHPERPLDVWTRWGVCSNVLGVGDHVLDFFRTVLDETMDLFPSPYVHLGGDEVPTEEWESSPAAIARATREGLAGPRHLHGWFLGRMADHVLRAGRRPVAWAEDGAVLPPECTVMSWRTPEHAWAAARRGHDVVHADHRRVYFDYARGPGPGEPPAQPGHSLDLRTVYDLDLLPPDGAPELAGRVLGAQGQLWTEFVPTSDHIEYLTYPRLCALAERAWNPHHDWPDFRTRMDGHRARLTALGVPHDTLRDRTAPAPA
- a CDS encoding carbohydrate ABC transporter permease, whose protein sequence is MTTTRGPAPRRALRGLPLRLAAALTVTLCLFPVYWMVTSAFRPSRDLQSYEPRLIPDAWTFDHFRTAVQADGFALFWRNSVLVTLGAVLLSLVVALGAAYAVARLRWRGRRAFMLAVFIAQMAPWESLVIPVYIISRDTGMLDRLPTLTLVYFMITLPFTVVVLRGFLAGIPPELEEAAQVDGCTRVGAFRRIAFPLLAPGLMATSLFGFITAWNEFTFANFLIIKQQDNRTLPVWLSSFQTTFGTDWGATMAASTLFALPALVVFLALQRHVTSGLTAGGVKG
- a CDS encoding sugar ABC transporter permease, with product MPTTARRRPPRGRRPALGPYLLVAPAVLGMLYLLLYPFGRALLISLQDFRLRELIRGHAEFVGLRNYQTLLGDPRFWEVVRRTFLFMAVNVLAIMILSTLVALMIERLGRTGRAVVLSSLVLVWAVPVVAATTVFQWLFHSEFGIVNETLTDLGLTSFEGHTWFADGGSAFTILVVLVVWQSVPFAAITLYSALTTVPAELYESARLDGAGAARVFRSVTFPLVRPIFMLVVSLEVIWTFKAFVQIWVMTRGGPGDATTILPVYAVQTALASQRYDLGSAASMVTVLLMSGVLVLYFRQLFRQEGEHL